The Gloeocapsa sp. DLM2.Bin57 genome segment TTCTGGACATATATATTGATGAAAACCCTCCAATCATATATTCATGATTAGGAATTTTCAAAAATTCTTTATTTGAATTATTATTTTTCTTAGCAGGAATTGCTGTATCTTTTAAATCATAGATAGTATCACGTAAACTTACCTTTTTAAAAAGATTTGTTGGATTTGGAAAACTAAAGCTAATTTTCAAATCTTTTTTGAACCCTATGAAAAAAACTCTTTTTCTATTTTGAGGAACTCCATATTCAGAAGCCTCTAAAAGTTTAAATTGCAATTCATAACCACAATCTTCAAACATGCTTATAATCATTTTAAAAGCATTTTGATGTCTTGACATTAACATACCTGATACGTTTTCAGCAACAAAGAATTTAGGCCGTTTTTCTTTTAAAATTTGAATAAAATTAAAAAACATTTGTCCTCTTTTATCCTCAATTCCTCTTAAAGCTCCTGCTTCACTCCAGCTTTGGCAAGGAGGTCCACCTATAATGCCTTCACAATTAGGTATTTCTGGTGATTTAATATTTAATATACTTCTTTTATCTAAATAAGTATTTGGATGATTTTTCTCGTATGTTTCCCATATTTCTTTATCGTATTCATTAGCCCAAATTACCTCAAATCCAGCTTTAGTAAAGCCTAGATCTAATCCGCCACCCCCTGAAAAAAGAGATATTACCTTCATTTAATATACAGTAAATGTTATTAATATACTTTTAATTAGTTGCGCTGGATTGTTGGGATTTTTAATATCTACTAAGTATTCTGTCTTATTAATGATAGTAATAATTGCAGATAAAAGATTAACATTATTCATAAATTAATTTAGTATCTTAACTCGTTATGATATTTTATGTTTAATTAAGCTCCACTACTTAAGGGAGCAAGATGCTCGCACTATAAATATAAATACTGAAAAAATCATGCTAAATTATCCTATTTTCGGTGATTTAAGCGCGATAAGAAGTAATAAAAACCAGGGTATGTAGATATCAGGGATAAACTGAGCATAATCTCGCAATGTTGGTATAGTTAAGGGTAACAAAAAACGTAAAGAGCGTAAAGATACGGGTTGATTTCCTTCTACATCTAGGATATTGTAGCGTCGGGCTAGTTCTGCTACTATTTGAGTAGTTCCTGTATAGCGTATAAGATTTGGTTCTGTGG includes the following:
- a CDS encoding DNA cytosine methyltransferase; translated protein: MKVISLFSGGGGLDLGFTKAGFEVIWANEYDKEIWETYEKNHPNTYLDKRSILNIKSPEIPNCEGIIGGPPCQSWSEAGALRGIEDKRGQMFFNFIQILKEKRPKFFVAENVSGMLMSRHQNAFKMIISMFEDCGYELQFKLLEASEYGVPQNRKRVFFIGFKKDLKISFSFPNPTNLFKKVSLRDTIYDLKDTAIPAKKNNNSNKEFLKIPNHEYMIGGFSSIYMSRNRVRNWDEVSFTIQASGRHAPIHPQAPKMELIEKDKRIFKSGKEHLYRRLTVRECARIQTFPDDFIFYYDKVSAGYKMVGNAVPVQIAYIIAKEIYNTILDDNQGIGSREREMKNVE